The proteins below come from a single Triticum aestivum cultivar Chinese Spring unplaced genomic scaffold, IWGSC CS RefSeq v2.1 scaffold27871, whole genome shotgun sequence genomic window:
- the LOC123172566 gene encoding protein SMG9-like encodes MAAGQPQLLAGVGDRGSSSSSSSSHPPPPPPPKILLAKPPLPPPSSSGADDEGAGARARQGPQPGSLSLVSDAWEVHTDKILPYLTENNDFMVIGIIGPPGVGKSTIMNELYGYDGSSPGMHPPFATQTEEIKAMAKHCTTGVDFRISHERVILLDTQPVYSPSILMDMMRQDGSSSLPVLNGDPLPADLAHELMGIQLGVFLASVCNIVLVVSEGINDFSMWELMLTVDLLKNNIPDPSLLTSSTSDKENKSDNQSGSEDYVADLCFVHARLREHDFSPSKLMRLRETLEKHFESSSFNIGSSGATPEVTDSSVAPSTKVEELSSSQQDVFLLPLRSHDNSAKLEYGTYSSMLGKLRDQVLARPLRPFSKNLTERDWLRSSAKIWDMVRRSPVASDYCKALQSSGLFRK; translated from the exons atggccgccggacAGCCGCAGCTGCTCGCCGGCGTCGGCGACCGgggctcctcatcctcctcctcctcttcccacccgccgccaccgcctccgcccAAGATCCTCCTCGCGAAGCCGCCTCTGCCGCCCCCCTCGTCCTCCGGCGCCGACGACGAGGGCGCTGGCGCCCGCGCGCGGCAGGGGCCGCAGCCTGGCTCGCTCAGCCTCGTCTCCGACGCCTGGGAGGTCCACACCGACAAGATCCTACCG TATCTGACGGAGAACAACGATTTCATGGTGATCGGGATAATCGGTCCACCTGGTGTGGGCAAGTCAACCATCATGAACGAGCTTTATGGATATGATGGAAGCTCACCTG GAATGCATCCTCCTTTTGCTACGCAAACTGAGGAAATCAAAGCGATGGCAAAGCACTGTACTACAGGTGTTGATTTCAGGATATCTCACGAACGAGTTATACTTCTCGACACTCAG CCAGTATACAGTCCATCCATCCTAATGGATATGATGAGGCAAGATGGTTCATCTTCACTTCCTGTTCTTAACGGTGATCCATTACCAGCAGACCTGGCCCATGAGCTAATGGGAATCCAG CTTGGTGTTTTCTTGGCATCTGTCTGTAATATTGTGTTGGTTGTGTCAGAAGGGATCAATGATTTTTCCATGTGGGAGCTCATGCTTACG GTTGATTTGTTGAAGAATAACATACCTGACCCATCATTGTTAACATCATCTACATCAGACAAGGAAAATAAGAGTGATAACCAATCAGGCAGTGAAGATTACGTGGCCGATCTCTGTTTTGTGCATGCTAG ATTGAGGGAGCATGACTTTTCTCCTTCAAAGCTCATGCGTCTACGGGAGACTCTTGAAAAACACTTTGAGTCCTCTTCATTTAACATTGGCAGCTCTGGTGCGACACCTGAAGTTACTGATTCCTCGGTTGCTCCAAGCACGAAAGTTGAAGAGTTGAGCTCCAGCCAGCAGGACGTATTCCTTCTTCCATTAAGATCACATGATAACTCAGCAAAGTTAGAGTATGGGACATACTCATCCATGCTAGGAAAGCTTCGTGATCAG GTCCTGGCGAGGCCGTTGAGGCCGTTCTCGAAGAACCTCACAGAGCGCGACTGGCTGAGGAGCTCGGCCAAGATATGGGACATGGTGAGGAGATCTCCCGTCGCCTCGGACTACTGCAAGGCGCTCCAGAGTTCAGGATTGTTCAGGAAGTAG